One region of Sphingomonas bisphenolicum genomic DNA includes:
- a CDS encoding GMC family oxidoreductase, with the protein MTDFDYIVVGSGSGGGVVASRLSEDPANSVLVLEAGGSDWNFVFHMGIGFYRNRPANLNWGFKSQPEPHLDNRSIDLPQGHLLGGSSSINGKVYSRGNPIDYDEWRQMGCEGWSYEEVLPYFKRAEGSWRPGSRYHGVNGPLKTTRVAPRGMLSEPLVEAARSLGYPIVNDLDAEPFEGISPSSDITVDQRGRRSSTARTYLRPAMRRPNLKVELHAKATRILVENGKAVGIEFMQRGKLRQVRARKEIILSAGVYNTPRLLLLSGIGNADELAPLGIAPILNLPGVGTNIADHAATMMENLTKEPITPLGQLRIDKVAMNFLQWALLGKGPFATQPLSGQGLIKTQPSLDRPDVQVFFNPLRRDAQIYVPGISRRQEHRIEAGIVLLRPYSRGTLKLGSSDPAEAPKIQLNLLSDQRDLDTFIRALRQVRKIYHAEPLSSLIKQEVSPGLDAQSDEELTAYLRRALYTVRHPVGSCRMGNDEMSVVDSQLRVRGIAGLRIADASIMPAIPGGNTNAPAIMIGEKAADMILGKPPLRPAID; encoded by the coding sequence ATGACTGACTTTGACTATATCGTGGTGGGGTCCGGCTCGGGCGGCGGTGTCGTCGCGTCTAGGCTTTCGGAAGACCCCGCAAATTCGGTTCTCGTCCTGGAAGCCGGAGGATCGGACTGGAATTTCGTGTTCCATATGGGGATCGGCTTCTACCGGAACCGGCCCGCCAATCTGAACTGGGGTTTCAAGTCGCAGCCCGAGCCGCATCTCGACAACCGGAGCATTGACCTGCCGCAGGGGCATTTGCTGGGCGGTTCGTCCTCGATCAACGGCAAGGTCTATTCGCGCGGCAATCCCATCGATTATGACGAATGGCGTCAGATGGGGTGCGAAGGCTGGTCCTATGAAGAGGTGTTGCCCTATTTCAAGCGCGCGGAAGGCAGCTGGCGGCCAGGCAGCCGCTATCATGGCGTGAACGGGCCTTTGAAGACGACTCGGGTCGCCCCGCGCGGAATGCTTTCAGAGCCGTTGGTGGAGGCCGCACGAAGCCTTGGCTACCCCATCGTCAATGACCTCGACGCAGAGCCGTTCGAAGGCATTTCGCCGAGTTCCGACATCACGGTCGATCAACGCGGTCGGCGATCGAGCACCGCGCGGACCTATTTGCGGCCTGCGATGCGTCGACCGAACCTCAAGGTGGAACTGCACGCCAAGGCGACGCGTATCCTTGTCGAAAACGGGAAGGCCGTTGGCATAGAGTTCATGCAGCGCGGCAAGCTCCGGCAGGTGAGGGCACGCAAAGAGATCATTCTCTCGGCAGGCGTCTACAATACTCCTCGTTTGCTGCTGCTTTCGGGTATCGGCAATGCAGACGAGCTCGCGCCCCTTGGGATTGCGCCCATCCTCAATCTGCCTGGCGTCGGCACTAACATAGCCGATCACGCGGCGACCATGATGGAAAATCTCACCAAGGAGCCGATCACTCCGCTTGGGCAGTTGCGGATCGACAAAGTGGCAATGAACTTCCTGCAATGGGCGCTTCTGGGCAAAGGACCATTCGCTACCCAGCCCCTCAGCGGACAAGGTCTCATCAAGACCCAGCCATCGTTGGACCGACCCGACGTCCAGGTCTTCTTCAATCCACTGCGCCGCGACGCGCAGATTTATGTTCCCGGTATTAGCCGTCGCCAGGAGCATCGCATTGAAGCAGGGATCGTGCTCCTGCGCCCCTACAGCCGCGGTACGCTTAAGCTCGGGTCTTCAGACCCAGCGGAGGCGCCGAAGATTCAGCTCAATCTGCTCTCGGATCAACGTGATCTCGATACGTTCATTCGCGCCCTGAGGCAGGTTCGCAAGATTTATCACGCCGAGCCGCTCAGCAGCCTTATCAAACAGGAAGTCTCTCCCGGTTTGGACGCGCAAAGCGATGAGGAATTGACGGCATATCTGCGCCGGGCGCTGTACACGGTGCGGCATCCCGTCGGGAGCTGCCGGATGGGCAATGACGAGATGTCGGTCGTCGACAGCCAGCTGCGTGTTCGCGGCATAGCCGGCCTGCGCATTGCCGACGCATCGATCATGCCCGCAATTCCGGGCGGTAACACGAACGCGCCGGCGATCATGATCGGTGAAAAGGCCGCCGACATGATATTGGGCAAGCCGCCGCTCCGACCGGCTATTGATTGA
- a CDS encoding acyl-CoA dehydrogenase family protein, which produces MIGELTARFVADELIPLERLVIEREANRGMGGDPLIPPEIEAKLKARSKELGLWGIDVPERFGGHGMGALIKCVVTEQMFYSITPFILPPDSPNLHFLQESCKGNQIERYLLPYASGEKKSCLALTEAGAGADAGGIKLKAERRGDKWVLNGEKMWISGARTADFMIVIASTDLSKGTRGGMTAFLIDQGTPGVTVPQEFSVIGGNFHAYSVNFDEVTVDDDQVLGEVGQAFAPLQNRLGIRRMECACWCLGYAQRALDMMIEQAKARVTFGAPLADRQTIQWWIADSFQEIEMVKLLTYRLAWQLDQEIDEGKRAEIRRGAAMVKVQATEMATRVIDRAIQMFGGMGLSKELPLEFMAREVRVLRIVEGPSEVHRWMIARELLRDGRPSEI; this is translated from the coding sequence ATGATCGGGGAACTGACAGCGCGCTTCGTTGCGGACGAACTGATCCCGCTGGAGCGGCTGGTAATCGAGCGCGAAGCCAATCGCGGCATGGGTGGCGATCCACTTATCCCCCCGGAGATTGAGGCGAAGCTGAAGGCGCGCTCAAAGGAACTGGGCCTGTGGGGCATTGATGTTCCCGAGCGGTTCGGCGGCCACGGCATGGGCGCGCTGATCAAATGCGTCGTCACCGAGCAGATGTTCTATTCGATCACGCCGTTCATCCTGCCTCCCGACAGCCCCAACCTGCATTTCCTCCAGGAATCGTGCAAAGGCAACCAGATCGAACGCTACCTGCTCCCTTATGCGTCGGGTGAGAAGAAGTCGTGCTTGGCCCTCACTGAAGCGGGCGCTGGCGCCGATGCCGGCGGCATCAAGCTCAAGGCGGAGCGGCGCGGCGACAAGTGGGTGCTGAACGGTGAAAAGATGTGGATCAGCGGCGCGCGCACCGCCGACTTCATGATCGTCATCGCGTCGACGGACCTGAGCAAGGGCACCCGAGGCGGCATGACCGCCTTCCTCATCGATCAGGGCACACCTGGGGTGACGGTGCCGCAGGAATTCTCGGTAATCGGCGGCAATTTCCACGCCTATTCCGTCAATTTCGATGAGGTTACGGTAGACGATGATCAGGTCCTTGGCGAAGTCGGTCAGGCGTTCGCCCCCCTACAGAACCGGCTCGGCATCCGTCGAATGGAGTGCGCCTGCTGGTGCCTTGGTTATGCGCAGCGCGCGCTCGACATGATGATCGAGCAGGCCAAGGCGCGCGTCACCTTCGGCGCGCCGCTGGCAGACCGGCAGACCATACAGTGGTGGATTGCAGACAGCTTCCAGGAGATCGAGATGGTGAAGTTGCTCACCTACCGGCTCGCCTGGCAACTTGATCAGGAGATCGACGAAGGCAAGCGCGCTGAAATCCGCCGTGGTGCCGCCATGGTCAAGGTCCAGGCCACCGAAATGGCGACCCGCGTGATCGACCGGGCCATCCAGATGTTCGGCGGCATGGGGCTCAGCAAGGAGCTTCCGCTCGAGTTCATGGCGCGCGAGGTCCGCGTCCTGCGCATCGTCGAGGGTCCATCGGAGGTCCATCGGTGGATGATCGCACGCGAACTGCTTCGTGACGGGAGGCCGAGCGAGATATGA
- a CDS encoding SDR family NAD(P)-dependent oxidoreductase → MSMSIAGKVALVTGGGRGLGREHALALAAAGAKVVVNDLGGSNTGEGGDAGPAQSVVAEIEELGGIAIADTRSVADWAGAHAMVDGAIAAFGDIDILVNNAGISRISVFGEMSEQDWDLSAAVNFKGVTATMNAAAAHWRKTGPKKGRAIINTASPAGLHPMPPINIYSATKAAVAALTISAALELAPLGVRANAIAPMARTRMLEGAPPEMIEMMAPREGFDPNSPEHVSQVVLFLASPNCPFTGRVFGTWGDDLYLFNEWSAAHHASNGGQKWTVDALEKASAELPRQDHRWTLFPGGRFEADMPSADVLNALANL, encoded by the coding sequence ATGTCGATGTCGATTGCTGGCAAGGTCGCCTTGGTGACTGGTGGTGGCCGGGGGCTTGGTCGCGAGCACGCCCTTGCGCTGGCAGCCGCAGGCGCGAAGGTCGTGGTGAACGACCTGGGTGGGTCCAATACGGGCGAGGGTGGAGATGCAGGACCGGCCCAGTCCGTGGTAGCCGAGATCGAGGAATTGGGAGGAATAGCTATTGCCGACACGCGCAGCGTCGCCGACTGGGCGGGTGCGCATGCGATGGTCGATGGCGCGATCGCTGCTTTTGGTGACATTGACATCCTCGTCAATAATGCCGGCATCAGCCGCATTTCAGTCTTCGGCGAGATGTCCGAACAGGATTGGGATCTTTCCGCGGCCGTCAATTTCAAGGGCGTAACGGCGACGATGAACGCGGCAGCCGCACATTGGCGCAAGACTGGACCCAAGAAGGGTCGCGCCATCATCAACACTGCGTCTCCTGCCGGCCTGCATCCGATGCCTCCGATCAATATCTACAGCGCGACCAAGGCAGCCGTCGCGGCTCTCACCATTTCCGCAGCCCTGGAACTGGCGCCGCTGGGCGTCAGGGCGAATGCCATCGCGCCCATGGCGCGCACCCGCATGCTGGAAGGGGCGCCGCCCGAAATGATCGAGATGATGGCACCGCGCGAAGGGTTCGACCCCAACTCCCCCGAGCATGTGTCGCAGGTGGTGCTGTTCCTCGCGAGCCCCAACTGCCCGTTCACGGGCAGGGTATTTGGCACATGGGGCGACGATCTCTACCTGTTCAACGAATGGAGCGCTGCCCATCACGCCAGCAATGGCGGTCAGAAGTGGACGGTCGATGCTCTTGAGAAGGCCAGTGCTGAACTGCCCAGGCAGGATCACCGCTGGACGTTGTTCCCTGGCGGCCGTTTTGAGGCTGATATGCCTTCGGCCGATGTGCTGAATGCGTTGGCGAACCTTTGA
- a CDS encoding MDR family NADP-dependent oxidoreductase, whose translation MINPGWTISRSTLGAYDPSCFALVDQGEVDIGPGEVLVESLLLSLDPTHLNWAKLDPALQYMPVREGDLMLGNGIGVVRRSRADGYEPGQVITGLWRWARYCAVDARYIRPALAEAEMPYPEQMTILSHVGRAAAGGLLAVGKAQPGDAVLVSAAAGATGAIAAQLAKNMGCRTIGIAGGAAKCRYLVEDLGLDGAIDYKEEDLDEALGRHFPEGIDLFFDNVGGLTLDAALLHMAHRCRIVMCGAISQYDASGGQQERGIRNLPMLIFREASMLGYVAGDFDGQGADLDARLLDLYRQKSLKVQTHVVPFADIPQALNLLLSGKNAGKLMARL comes from the coding sequence ATGATCAATCCTGGGTGGACCATCTCGCGATCGACGTTAGGTGCCTACGATCCATCCTGTTTCGCTCTGGTCGATCAGGGGGAAGTCGACATCGGGCCGGGCGAGGTGCTGGTCGAATCGTTGCTGCTCTCGCTCGATCCCACGCATCTCAATTGGGCCAAGCTCGACCCGGCGCTCCAATATATGCCTGTCCGCGAGGGGGATTTGATGCTCGGCAACGGGATCGGCGTCGTCCGCCGCTCTCGAGCCGACGGCTATGAACCGGGGCAGGTGATCACCGGCTTGTGGCGGTGGGCGCGCTATTGCGCGGTCGACGCCCGATATATCCGTCCGGCGCTTGCCGAGGCGGAAATGCCTTATCCTGAACAGATGACGATCCTCTCGCATGTGGGTCGCGCAGCGGCGGGGGGACTGCTCGCCGTGGGGAAGGCCCAGCCGGGCGATGCGGTTCTGGTGTCGGCGGCGGCAGGCGCCACGGGCGCGATCGCAGCGCAGCTTGCCAAGAATATGGGCTGCCGCACGATCGGCATTGCCGGGGGGGCGGCCAAATGCCGTTACCTTGTCGAGGATCTCGGGCTGGATGGCGCCATCGACTATAAGGAAGAAGATCTGGACGAAGCGCTCGGCCGGCATTTTCCCGAGGGTATCGACCTCTTCTTCGACAATGTGGGCGGGCTGACGCTGGATGCGGCGCTCCTTCACATGGCGCATCGGTGCCGTATCGTCATGTGCGGAGCGATCTCGCAATATGACGCGAGCGGCGGTCAGCAGGAGCGCGGCATCCGAAACCTGCCGATGCTCATTTTCCGTGAAGCGAGCATGCTTGGCTATGTGGCCGGTGATTTTGACGGGCAGGGGGCTGACCTCGATGCGCGGCTGCTTGACCTTTATCGTCAGAAAAGTCTGAAGGTCCAGACGCATGTCGTTCCATTTGCGGACATACCCCAGGCGCTCAATCTGCTGCTGAGCGGCAAGAATGCCGGCAAGCTGATGGCGCGCCTTTGA
- a CDS encoding serine hydrolase domain-containing protein produces the protein MVQVWQERLDHFKEMIREDIAKGLYYGASVRVGRGGELVFNETIGHSDAAGEKPISQDAVFSIFSMTKAFTNILTLRAIEMGRFALTTKVSDIIPEFAGPPRDQATFFHLLTHTAGWPGLWEVRPGALQDQLDEVIADICTYVSGMTEPGQRCNYQPLVNHALMGEAIRRTDPKKRSLRDIYREDLFEPLKMHNTAMGVRKDLQPRHIIPDMRGTLPITSPGHTNKGDYGIFEEEFAEMPHVGCVATADDMWRFAEMLRRGGELDGARIVAPRTIELATQCWTGDMENELYRWLALSMGWKAYPAYLGLGFSLKGRTLNYSQYGTLTSEGTFGNNGAGSSIFWVDPVADATFVCLTAGVMHEGHNILRFQRYSDAVASAML, from the coding sequence ATGGTGCAAGTCTGGCAGGAGCGACTGGATCATTTCAAGGAGATGATCCGCGAGGATATCGCGAAGGGCCTTTATTATGGTGCCTCGGTTCGTGTCGGCCGCGGCGGCGAACTCGTCTTCAACGAGACGATCGGGCATAGCGACGCTGCCGGTGAGAAACCGATAAGCCAGGACGCGGTTTTCTCCATCTTCTCGATGACCAAGGCGTTCACCAACATTCTGACGCTGCGCGCCATCGAGATGGGCCGCTTCGCCCTGACCACGAAGGTATCGGACATCATCCCCGAGTTCGCCGGCCCGCCGCGCGACCAGGCGACATTCTTCCACCTGCTGACCCACACCGCCGGATGGCCGGGGCTTTGGGAAGTCCGTCCGGGTGCGCTCCAGGATCAGCTCGACGAAGTCATTGCGGATATCTGCACCTATGTCAGCGGGATGACGGAGCCTGGCCAGCGCTGCAACTATCAGCCTCTCGTCAATCATGCGCTGATGGGCGAAGCCATTCGTCGCACCGATCCCAAGAAGCGTTCGCTGCGGGACATATATCGCGAGGATCTGTTCGAGCCCCTCAAGATGCACAACACCGCCATGGGTGTCCGCAAGGACCTTCAGCCGCGCCATATCATTCCCGACATGCGCGGCACTCTGCCTATCACTTCGCCCGGTCATACCAACAAGGGCGACTACGGCATCTTCGAGGAAGAGTTCGCCGAGATGCCCCATGTCGGTTGCGTGGCGACCGCTGACGATATGTGGCGCTTTGCCGAGATGCTTCGCCGCGGCGGCGAGCTTGACGGGGCCCGGATCGTCGCGCCCCGCACTATCGAGCTCGCGACCCAGTGCTGGACGGGCGATATGGAGAATGAACTCTATCGCTGGCTCGCGCTCTCAATGGGCTGGAAGGCTTATCCGGCCTATTTGGGATTGGGCTTCTCGCTGAAGGGGCGCACTCTCAATTACAGCCAATATGGCACGCTGACTTCCGAGGGGACGTTCGGCAATAATGGTGCCGGCAGCTCGATCTTTTGGGTTGATCCGGTTGCGGATGCTACTTTCGTCTGCCTCACCGCCGGTGTCATGCATGAGGGGCATAACATCCTCCGGTTCCAACGCTATTCCGATGCCGTCGCTTCGGCGATGCTGTAA
- a CDS encoding N-acyl homoserine lactonase family protein: MSAVEIPTAPRKPGDGVRLFGFTVGHVNMPVAFFLDGEPGEIRAPVTAFLIDHPKGLVLFDTGLGSRFIRPKGTQPESFIDLEQGDTIDERLKAIGVDPGEVRWIIVSHLHTDHAGGNAYFPNATIVVQESEYDHAFHNVAEDPIYEISEYDLGQPYLKIRGEHDLFGDGTIVIFPTLGHTPGHQSAKIKTDGGDIVLTGDCCSLKRSLDEFRLPGHCHNADQFMDSLKMLSSLERKGARVFPSHDPDFWATIPKSVPIG, translated from the coding sequence ATGAGCGCCGTTGAAATACCGACTGCGCCGCGCAAGCCGGGCGACGGCGTCCGCCTGTTCGGCTTTACGGTTGGCCATGTGAATATGCCGGTCGCCTTTTTTCTTGATGGGGAACCCGGCGAGATACGGGCGCCGGTCACCGCATTTCTGATCGACCATCCCAAGGGACTCGTGCTGTTCGATACGGGGCTTGGATCGCGGTTTATTCGGCCCAAAGGAACCCAGCCTGAGAGCTTCATCGATCTGGAGCAGGGGGACACGATCGACGAGAGACTGAAGGCGATCGGCGTTGATCCGGGTGAAGTCAGATGGATCATCGTTTCGCACCTTCACACCGATCATGCGGGTGGTAATGCCTATTTCCCCAATGCGACCATCGTCGTTCAGGAAAGCGAATATGATCACGCTTTCCACAATGTCGCGGAAGATCCGATCTACGAAATCAGCGAATATGACCTCGGCCAGCCTTACCTGAAGATCCGGGGAGAACATGACCTGTTCGGGGACGGCACGATCGTCATTTTCCCGACGCTCGGCCATACGCCCGGTCATCAGTCCGCGAAGATCAAGACCGATGGCGGCGACATTGTACTAACGGGGGATTGCTGTAGCCTCAAACGCTCGCTCGATGAGTTCCGTCTGCCGGGCCATTGCCATAATGCCGATCAGTTCATGGATTCGCTCAAGATGCTCTCGTCGCTTGAGCGCAAGGGCGCGCGGGTATTCCCGAGCCACGACCCGGACTTCTGGGCCACTATTCCCAAGTCCGTCCCGATCGGCTGA
- a CDS encoding CaiB/BaiF CoA transferase family protein has translation MSGRTALEGVRVLELSGLYGAYCGKLFADMGASVTLMEPLAGSPMRQKPPFVGDRPGENSSLAFAYFAANKQSVSADLKTAGGQAMLFQTASEADLLILSDHPDAEVVDLEALCAANPRLVCTRITPYGSSGPYSAFSGDDLTLMAMGGLLTMAGYPDCAPVVAYGEQGLLAADQFSAVASLAAVLRAERTGQGELIDLSIQEAIVMALENAAQTYQLEGKVRNRSASARRAGSGIFPCKDGQIYLLAGGIGETAMWGSFARWMAAENIPGAEIFAAPEWNDTALGAEEKFQAIFLPFAMAQTKDQLYQGGKTWGVPIAPMSTPVDLLSNRQLLHRKYFVELPAGATLSGTPVPGAPYKLSATPWKLRTPAPALGRLDPKDACND, from the coding sequence ATGAGCGGCCGAACCGCCCTGGAAGGCGTCCGGGTCCTTGAGCTGTCCGGACTATATGGCGCATATTGCGGCAAATTGTTCGCGGACATGGGGGCGAGCGTCACGCTGATGGAGCCACTTGCTGGTTCGCCCATGCGTCAGAAGCCACCCTTCGTGGGCGACAGGCCAGGAGAGAATAGCAGTCTGGCTTTCGCCTATTTCGCAGCCAACAAGCAAAGCGTCTCAGCGGACCTGAAAACCGCTGGCGGGCAGGCCATGTTGTTTCAGACTGCATCGGAGGCGGACTTACTGATCCTTTCCGATCATCCAGACGCAGAAGTCGTGGACCTGGAAGCGCTGTGCGCTGCCAATCCGCGGTTGGTTTGTACACGGATCACGCCATATGGAAGCAGCGGACCCTATAGCGCCTTCTCAGGTGACGATCTCACACTCATGGCAATGGGTGGGCTTCTCACCATGGCCGGCTATCCGGACTGCGCGCCGGTCGTTGCCTATGGGGAGCAGGGTCTGCTTGCGGCGGATCAGTTTTCGGCCGTCGCATCACTGGCCGCGGTTCTGCGAGCGGAACGAACCGGGCAGGGCGAGCTTATCGACCTTTCGATCCAAGAGGCTATCGTAATGGCCCTTGAGAATGCTGCGCAAACCTATCAGCTCGAAGGCAAGGTCCGCAACCGTTCCGCGAGCGCGCGCCGAGCAGGAAGCGGCATATTCCCCTGCAAGGATGGTCAGATTTACCTTTTGGCCGGAGGCATTGGGGAAACGGCCATGTGGGGCAGTTTCGCCCGCTGGATGGCAGCTGAGAATATCCCTGGCGCTGAAATTTTCGCTGCACCAGAATGGAACGACACGGCGCTGGGCGCAGAGGAGAAGTTTCAGGCCATCTTCCTGCCCTTTGCGATGGCGCAGACAAAGGATCAGCTTTATCAGGGCGGAAAGACCTGGGGCGTTCCCATTGCTCCTATGTCAACACCAGTTGATCTGCTGAGCAACCGCCAGCTTCTTCATCGTAAATATTTCGTCGAACTCCCAGCAGGTGCAACGCTCAGCGGCACTCCGGTCCCTGGCGCTCCCTACAAGCTGAGCGCCACGCCATGGAAACTGCGCACCCCCGCTCCCGCGCTGGGGAGACTAGATCCCAAGGACGCATGCAATGACTGA
- a CDS encoding SDR family NAD(P)-dependent oxidoreductase, whose protein sequence is MGTELLGAELLGKVAVVTGGSSGIGLGIAHRLAARGCHVVLIGRNQKALDDAAAEMNGTAFRTDVTDADGLREVAEAIKARFGRLDILINNAGIGPVARMADMTRADWAWIIDTNLWSVINGLDAFLPLLWANPEPSYILNTSSISGMFTGPTIGGYAATKYAVVAMSETLAAEMAQAGGKTSVSVFLPGPVRSNIHESDRNRPQDLDGQLKSMRLEDAEGFENVTIPWMDADDAGEIAVSAMLAGTLYIWTHPEGTAPISARFRAIEQSIKDSKAG, encoded by the coding sequence ATGGGCACAGAATTACTGGGCGCAGAATTACTGGGCAAAGTCGCGGTCGTCACGGGAGGTTCGTCCGGCATCGGACTGGGAATCGCGCATCGGCTCGCGGCGCGCGGTTGCCATGTCGTGCTCATCGGCCGCAATCAGAAGGCTCTGGACGACGCGGCGGCCGAGATGAACGGCACGGCATTTCGAACCGACGTGACCGATGCCGACGGGCTCCGCGAGGTTGCGGAAGCGATCAAAGCGCGCTTTGGACGCCTCGACATCCTCATCAACAATGCCGGCATCGGTCCTGTGGCGCGCATGGCGGACATGACGAGGGCCGACTGGGCGTGGATCATCGATACGAATCTCTGGAGCGTGATCAACGGCCTGGACGCGTTCCTGCCGTTGCTCTGGGCAAACCCCGAACCGAGCTACATCCTCAACACATCCTCGATCAGCGGCATGTTCACTGGACCGACTATCGGCGGCTATGCGGCAACCAAATATGCCGTGGTCGCCATGTCCGAGACGCTGGCAGCGGAGATGGCGCAGGCGGGCGGCAAGACGAGCGTCAGCGTCTTCCTGCCGGGTCCGGTACGATCCAATATCCACGAGAGCGATCGGAACAGGCCCCAGGACCTGGACGGCCAGCTCAAGAGCATGCGGCTCGAAGACGCCGAAGGTTTTGAGAATGTCACGATCCCGTGGATGGACGCCGACGATGCCGGCGAGATCGCGGTCAGCGCGATGCTGGCCGGCACGCTCTACATCTGGACACATCCGGAAGGCACTGCCCCTATTTCGGCCCGTTTCCGGGCCATCGAACAATCGATAAAGGACAGCAAAGCCGGTTGA
- the gcvA gene encoding transcriptional regulator GcvA yields MRIPPLTALRAFECAGRKLSFTLAATELGVTPGAVSRQIRVLEDFLSLQLFHRANREVSLTQEGTEYLVKITDAFALIKSATEQLMAVPEGAPLRVSTSSTFTLRWLMPRMHSFYSQHPGNNLQLTMNLTAVDFQRDDLDATIKLGHEDTPQSVVRHLFEADLVPVCSPKLLRQGIPLNQIIDLARHTLLHSTARPSNWARWLREAGMPDLVGASIMQFESSSLAYQAATDGVGIAMAQLPLILDDLEAGTLVMPFPISTPDDCSYNLIWPDRTPRNPSFKPFRDWMLEEARKTHLRMDALKEEIARRRAEWGIPAVA; encoded by the coding sequence ATGCGGATACCGCCCCTTACGGCGCTACGTGCCTTCGAGTGCGCCGGGCGAAAGCTCAGTTTCACGCTCGCGGCCACCGAGCTTGGCGTTACCCCAGGCGCGGTTAGCCGGCAGATCAGGGTGCTTGAGGATTTTCTCTCGCTTCAGCTTTTCCATCGCGCGAACCGGGAAGTCAGCCTGACCCAGGAGGGCACGGAATATCTTGTGAAAATCACCGACGCTTTCGCTCTTATCAAGTCGGCAACCGAGCAACTCATGGCAGTACCCGAGGGTGCGCCGTTGCGGGTGTCGACTTCATCGACCTTCACGCTTCGCTGGCTCATGCCGCGCATGCACTCTTTCTATTCCCAGCATCCAGGGAACAATTTACAGCTCACGATGAACCTGACGGCTGTCGATTTTCAGCGCGATGATCTCGACGCAACGATAAAGCTTGGGCACGAGGATACTCCGCAATCGGTCGTGCGTCATCTTTTCGAAGCCGATCTTGTTCCAGTTTGCAGCCCGAAATTGTTGCGGCAAGGCATTCCACTAAATCAGATTATCGATCTGGCGCGCCATACTTTGCTCCATTCGACCGCGCGTCCATCAAACTGGGCTCGCTGGCTCAGGGAGGCTGGCATGCCGGATCTTGTTGGCGCCAGCATTATGCAATTCGAGAGCTCCAGCCTCGCCTATCAGGCGGCAACGGATGGCGTTGGAATCGCAATGGCACAGTTGCCGCTGATCCTCGACGACCTGGAAGCTGGCACACTGGTAATGCCGTTCCCGATCTCCACGCCGGATGATTGCAGCTACAACCTCATCTGGCCGGACAGAACCCCACGCAATCCCAGCTTCAAGCCATTTCGCGACTGGATGCTGGAAGAGGCTAGAAAGACCCATCTACGCATGGATGCATTGAAAGAGGAAATCGCTCGTCGGCGCGCCGAATGGGGCATTCCTGCCGTCGCGTGA